A window of the Arachis duranensis cultivar V14167 chromosome 5, aradu.V14167.gnm2.J7QH, whole genome shotgun sequence genome harbors these coding sequences:
- the LOC107488691 gene encoding uncharacterized protein LOC107488691 — protein sequence MSKFKIIDTFFKRKDQENEDASTITTPILEGSSNFITSSSSLNSSKRPRLLPNQLDVFRLERDHGMRPMIWKFSPNKRDEIRRAYIKVGPNQPILDNYPFFGDKSHRRFQASWFKLFLSLLEYSIEDDAIYCFPYFLFAKEPSINTGSNAFIENSFRNWKKVNSGKECALLNHIGKGPNSFHHKALKSCDDLMKQSQHIDRLLHKQTSEEIEKNRIRLGASIDCIRWLTFQGCAYRGHDESQSSSNRGNFLEMLKFLGSYNEIVKKNVLENAPKNAKYTLNDVQKEILHILATKVRNSIREEIGDAKFCIIIDEARDESKKEQMAIVLRFVTLDGFVKERFFDLVHVTDTCATTLKKELISVLSHYNLQVENIRGQVYDGASNMRGEWNGLQALFLKDSPQAYYVHCFAHRLQLALVAASREVLQIHEFFTQLNSIVTIVSVSSKRHDQLQEAQAIENANLVAQNKLETGKCANQISTLQRAGDTRWSSHFNSICSLVKMFTATNIVLNNIIKDRTTYAQRGKAYGV from the coding sequence ATGAGTAAGTTCAAAATCAttgatacattttttaaaagaaaagatcaagagaatgaagatgctTCTACTATTACTACTCCAATACTTGAGGGGTCATCAAATTTCATTACTTCAAGTTCTTCATTGAATAGCTCAAAGCGTCCACGACTTCTTCCAAATCAACTGGATGTTTTTCGTTTGGAAAGAGATCATGGAATGCGACCAATGATTTGGAAGTTTTCTCCAAATAAAAGAGATGAAATCCGTCGGGCTTATATTAAAGTTGGGCCAAATCAACCAATTCTTGATAATTATCCATTTTTTGGTGATAAAAGTCATCGTCGCTTTCAAGCTTCATGGTTTAAATTGTTTCTATCTTTGTTAGAATATTCTATAGAAGATGATGCTATATATTGTTTTCCGtactttctttttgctaaggaACCTTCAATCAATACGGGTTCAAATGCTTTTATTGAGAATAGTTTtaggaattggaagaaagtaaaTAGTGGAAAAGAATGTGCTCTTTTGAATCACATTGGCAAAGGTCCTAACTCATTCCATCATAAGGCGTTGAAATCATGTGATGATTTGATGAAACAATCACAACATATTGACAGACTTCTTCATAAGCAAACATCAGAAGAGATTGAAAAGAATCGAATTCGACTAGGAGCATCTATAGATTGCATTAGATGGTTGACATTTCAAGGTTGTGCATACAGAGGACATGATGAAAGCCAAAGTTCAAGCAATAGAGGTAACTTTTTGGAAATGTTGAAATTTTTGGGATCTTACAATGAAATAGTGAAAAAGAATGTTTTGGAAAATGCTCCAAAAAATGCTAAGTATACTTTAAATGATGTCCAAAAAGAAATTCTACATATTCTTGCTACTAAGGTGAGAAATTCAATCAGAGAAGAGATTGGAGATGccaaattttgtattattattgatgAAGCTAGAGATGAATCTAAAAAGGAGCAAATGGCCATTGTTTTGAGATTTGTTACTCTAGATGGTTTTGTTAAAGAGAGATTTTTTGATCTTGTGCATGTCACTGATACTTGTGCAACAACTTTAAAGAAAGAATTGATTTCTGTCCTTTCTCATTATAATCTCCAAGTTGAAAATATTAGGGGTCAAGTGTATGATGGTGCTAGCAACATGCGGGGTGAGTGGAATGGTTTGCAAGCTTTGTTTCTTAAAGATTCTCCACAAGCATACTATGTGCATTGTTTTGCTCATAGGTTACAATTAGCATTGGTGGCAGCTTCAAGAGAGGTACTtcaaattcatgaattttttACTCAATTAAACTCTATTGTCACTATTGTTAGTGTTTCTTCAAAAAGACATGATCAATTACAAGAAGCTCAAGCAATTGAAAATGCAAACTTGGTTGctcaaaataaattagaaacagGCAAATGTGCGAATCAAATAAGCACTTTACAAAGAGCTGGGGATACTCGATGGAGCTCtcactttaattctatttgCAGTTTGGTAAAAATGTTTACTGCTACCAACATTGTTCTCAATAATATCATTAAAGACAGGACAACTTATGCACAAAGAGGTAAGGCTTATggtgtttaa
- the LOC107488693 gene encoding uncharacterized protein LOC107488693, translating into MGITNVLCQALQQQSQDIFNAMHIVSTSKLLLQQLRDGGWCNFLANVKDFCEKYEIEVPNMSAQYVFGRGRSRQPSVTVEHHYRIDVFLATIDSQIQELNSRFNEQTIELLTLSCALDPKDNFKSFNIEEISKLAEKFYPLDFSSNELNILKSQLQHYQHDIPNHLKGIGTLSEKNLQETGKSRTYHMVDRLIRLVLTLPVSTATTERTFSAMKIVKTRLRSKMADEFLADNLVIYIEKELAAIFDTNSIIDDFENRKKRRIAFS; encoded by the coding sequence ATGGGAATCACCAATGTTCTTTGCCAAGCACTGCAACAACAATCTCAAGATATTTTTAATGCAATGCATATTGTTTCTACATCAAAGTTACTtcttcaacaattaagagaTGGTGGATGGTGCAATTTTCTTGCAAATGTTAAagatttttgtgaaaaatatgaaattgaagTCCCTAATATGAGTGCACAATATGTTTTTGGAAGAGGTCGATCTCGTCAACCAAGTGTGACAGTTGAGCATCATTATCGAATAGATGTATTCTTGGCAACAATTGACTCTCAAATACAAGAGTTGAATAGCAGATTTAATGAGCAAACAATAGAGCTTTTGACTTTGAGTTGTGCTTTGGATCCTAAGGACAATTTCAAATCATTTAATATTGAAGAAATTAGCAAGTTAGCAGAGAAGTTTTATCCTCTTGACTTTTCTTCTAATGAgctaaatattttgaaatctcAGTTGCAACATTATCAGCATGATATACCAAATCATTTGAAAGGCATTGGTACACTTTCTGAAAAAAACTTGCAAGAAACGGGAAAATCAAGAACTTATCACATGGTTGATAGATTAATACGTCTTGTTTTGACTCTACCAGTGTCTACAGCAACAACAGAAAGAACTTTTTCAGCAATGAAAATTGTTAAGACAAGACTCCGAAGTAAAATGGCTGATGAATTTCTTGCAGACAACTTGGTCatctatatagaaaaagaattagCAGCTATTTTTGACACAAATTCAATTAtagatgattttgaaaatagaaaaaaacgtCGAATAGCTTTTTCATGA